From Deinococcus aquaticus, one genomic window encodes:
- a CDS encoding malate dehydrogenase: MTTKQPVRVAVTGAAGQIGYSLLFRIASGDMLGKDQPVILQLLEITPALKALNGVVMELRDCAFPLLADIVTSDDPMVAFKDVDYALLVGAMPRKAGMERGDLLGANGGIFKPQGEALNAVASRDVKVLVVGNPANTNALIAQQNAPDLNAGQFTAMVRLDHNRAISQLAEKTGKPVSSIKNLTIWGNHSSTQYPDLSQTTVDGQPALDQVDRDWYENSYISTVAKRGAAIIEARGLSSAASAASAAIDHMRDWALGTPEGEWVSMGIPSDGSYGIPEGLIYGFPVKCSGGKYEIVQGLPVSDFSRGKMDATAQELSEERDEVRKLGLVK, translated from the coding sequence ATGACGACCAAACAACCCGTCCGTGTGGCCGTGACCGGCGCCGCCGGCCAGATCGGCTACAGCCTTCTTTTCCGCATCGCGTCGGGCGACATGCTCGGCAAGGATCAGCCGGTCATTCTGCAACTGCTGGAGATCACGCCTGCGCTGAAGGCGCTGAACGGTGTGGTCATGGAACTGCGTGACTGCGCGTTCCCGCTGCTGGCGGACATCGTGACGAGTGATGATCCGATGGTGGCGTTCAAGGACGTGGATTACGCGCTGCTGGTGGGCGCCATGCCGCGTAAGGCCGGGATGGAGCGCGGGGACCTGCTGGGCGCGAACGGCGGGATCTTCAAGCCGCAGGGTGAGGCGCTGAACGCCGTGGCGAGCCGTGACGTGAAGGTGCTCGTGGTGGGGAACCCCGCGAACACGAACGCGCTGATCGCCCAGCAGAACGCGCCGGACCTGAATGCCGGGCAGTTCACGGCGATGGTGCGTCTGGACCATAACCGCGCGATCAGCCAGCTGGCTGAGAAGACCGGGAAGCCCGTGAGCAGCATCAAGAACCTGACCATCTGGGGCAACCACTCGTCGACCCAGTACCCGGATCTGAGCCAGACGACGGTGGACGGCCAGCCCGCGCTGGATCAGGTGGACCGCGACTGGTACGAGAACTCGTACATCTCGACGGTCGCCAAGCGGGGCGCGGCGATCATCGAGGCGCGCGGCCTGAGCAGCGCCGCCTCGGCCGCGAGCGCCGCGATCGACCACATGCGCGACTGGGCGCTCGGCACGCCCGAGGGCGAGTGGGTCAGCATGGGCATCCCCAGCGACGGCAGTTACGGCATTCCCGAGGGCCTGATCTACGGCTTCCCCGTGAAGTGCAGCGGCGGCAAGTACGAGATCGTGCAGGGCCTCCCCGTCAGTGACTTCAGCCGCGGCAAGATGGACGCCACCGCGCAGGAACTGAGCGAGGAGCGCGACGAGGTCCGTAAGCTGGGTCTGGTCAAGTAA
- a CDS encoding enoyl-CoA hydratase/isomerase family protein, protein MNTTQLTAPGAYPGLHLQLHDSGILQITIRNDKTLNSVGADAHRALTRIWRDIDDTPGIRCVLIHGEGRGFSSGGDYDLIEDMSRDFSTLTRVWKEARDLVYNVINCSKPIVSAIHGPCVGAGLAVALLADVSITAHTARLLDGHVRLGVAAGDHAAIIWPLLCGLNKAKYHLMTGEPVSGIEAERIGLVSLTVPDDELLDRAWTVANQLAHGSPTAIRWTKYALNNWLRQAGPTFDASLALEFLGFTGPDVREGLSSLREKREPNFADDAPV, encoded by the coding sequence ATGAACACAACCCAACTGACCGCGCCCGGCGCGTACCCCGGCCTGCACCTGCAACTTCACGACAGCGGCATCCTCCAGATCACCATCCGCAATGACAAGACCCTCAACAGCGTCGGCGCGGACGCCCACCGCGCCCTGACCCGCATCTGGCGCGACATCGACGACACCCCAGGCATCCGGTGCGTTCTCATTCACGGCGAGGGACGCGGCTTCAGCAGCGGCGGCGACTACGACCTCATCGAGGACATGAGCCGCGACTTCAGCACCCTCACCCGCGTCTGGAAGGAAGCCCGTGACCTCGTCTACAACGTCATCAACTGCTCCAAACCCATCGTCAGCGCCATCCACGGCCCTTGCGTCGGCGCCGGACTCGCCGTCGCGCTGCTCGCCGACGTCAGCATCACGGCCCACACCGCCCGCCTCCTTGACGGCCACGTCCGACTTGGTGTCGCCGCCGGGGACCACGCCGCCATCATCTGGCCCCTCCTGTGCGGCCTGAACAAGGCCAAATACCACCTCATGACCGGCGAACCGGTGAGCGGCATCGAAGCCGAACGCATCGGCCTCGTCAGCCTCACCGTCCCCGACGACGAACTCCTGGACCGCGCCTGGACAGTCGCCAACCAACTCGCCCACGGCAGCCCCACCGCCATCCGCTGGACCAAATACGCCCTGAACAACTGGCTCAGGCAGGCCGGACCCACCTTCGACGCCTCCCTCGCCCTCGAATTCCTCGGCTTCACCGGCCCCGACGTGCGCGAGGGCCTCAGCAGCCTCCGCGAAAAACGCGAACCGAACTTCGCAGACGACGCGCCAGTGTAA
- a CDS encoding CAP domain-containing protein, with protein MTVTDASYGVTFTYNTQKSFVVSRSALPDFGQSQAEREMLAAINAERARGGVCPSGVFPAAAPLQFEGNLHKAATLYGRELAASGKMELPHRSRVDNRVPSQRMVDAGYRPVPPNGIQWVFGESLAAGMNLTSPAEVIAAWKGSTSHCAALFEKVLDGTAAQVTGSAGTYWVLNIAGW; from the coding sequence GTGACGGTCACGGACGCGTCGTACGGGGTGACGTTCACGTACAACACGCAGAAGTCCTTCGTGGTGAGCCGGTCGGCGCTGCCTGATTTTGGGCAGTCGCAGGCGGAGCGGGAGATGCTGGCGGCCATCAATGCCGAGCGGGCGCGGGGTGGGGTGTGTCCGTCCGGGGTGTTCCCGGCGGCGGCGCCGCTTCAGTTCGAGGGGAACCTGCATAAGGCGGCGACGCTGTACGGCCGGGAACTGGCAGCGTCCGGGAAGATGGAGTTACCGCACCGCAGCCGGGTGGATAACCGGGTGCCTTCGCAGCGGATGGTGGACGCCGGGTACCGTCCGGTGCCGCCGAATGGCATTCAGTGGGTGTTCGGGGAGAGTCTGGCAGCCGGGATGAACCTGACCAGTCCGGCCGAGGTGATCGCGGCGTGGAAGGGCAGCACGTCGCACTGCGCGGCGCTGTTCGAGAAGGTACTGGACGGCACGGCGGCGCAGGTGACCGGCTCGGCTGGAACGTACTGGGTGCTGAACATCGCGGGCTGGTAA
- a CDS encoding MFS transporter — MPTLAHTSAPPPLLFAALGTLVFLNVYAPQSLLPTLAREFHAGPARVGGVIGATMLAMAVASPLAGILADAAGRRRTVTAAFALLTLPALLATQAHTLDALNAARFAQGLLIPGVMVALTALIGEELTGPARTRALTAYVTGTVLGGFLGRFLAGLIAAQWHWPAVFWFLAAAALTGTLLARRLPPEQAFTPRRDPRAVLKGLRAHLHNPPLLATCAVGFLILFTLVGTFNTLTLRLAAPPYDLNTAQTGAVFAVYLLGVIITPVAAPFLAARGPRTGLLTAAATSSAGLLLTLAAPLPLVITGVAAAACGVFLAQAAALNAVQRHVTDARSLASGLYHLAYYGGAAAASLAAGHAFERGGWTAVTPLVLGSMLLAALTGTLGWRAPRTNSNPPTT; from the coding sequence GTGCCCACCCTGGCCCACACCAGCGCTCCGCCGCCACTGCTGTTCGCCGCGCTGGGCACCCTGGTGTTCCTGAACGTGTACGCCCCGCAGAGCCTGCTGCCCACCCTGGCCCGCGAATTCCACGCCGGGCCCGCCCGCGTGGGCGGCGTGATCGGCGCGACCATGCTCGCCATGGCCGTCGCCTCACCGCTGGCCGGCATCCTGGCCGACGCCGCCGGCCGCCGCCGCACCGTCACCGCCGCCTTCGCCCTGCTGACCCTGCCCGCCCTGCTCGCCACGCAGGCCCACACCCTGGACGCCCTGAACGCCGCCCGGTTCGCGCAGGGCCTGCTGATCCCCGGCGTGATGGTCGCCCTGACCGCCCTGATCGGCGAGGAACTGACCGGCCCCGCCCGCACCCGCGCCCTGACCGCCTACGTGACCGGCACCGTACTGGGCGGATTCCTCGGCCGCTTCCTGGCCGGACTGATCGCCGCGCAGTGGCACTGGCCCGCCGTCTTCTGGTTCCTGGCCGCCGCCGCCCTGACCGGCACCCTGCTGGCCCGCCGCCTCCCCCCCGAACAGGCCTTCACGCCCCGCCGCGACCCTCGCGCCGTCCTGAAGGGCCTGCGCGCCCACCTGCACAACCCGCCGCTCCTGGCTACCTGTGCCGTCGGGTTCCTGATCCTGTTCACGCTGGTCGGCACCTTCAACACCCTCACCCTGCGCCTCGCCGCGCCCCCCTACGACCTGAACACCGCCCAGACCGGCGCGGTCTTCGCCGTGTACCTGCTCGGCGTGATCATCACGCCCGTCGCCGCCCCGTTCCTCGCCGCGCGCGGCCCCCGCACGGGCCTGCTGACCGCCGCCGCCACCAGCAGCGCCGGCCTCCTCCTGACCCTCGCCGCACCCCTCCCGCTGGTCATCACGGGCGTCGCCGCCGCCGCCTGCGGCGTGTTCCTCGCGCAGGCCGCCGCCCTGAACGCCGTGCAGCGCCACGTCACCGACGCCCGCAGCCTCGCCTCGGGCCTGTACCACCTCGCGTACTACGGCGGGGCCGCCGCCGCCTCCCTGGCCGCCGGACACGCCTTCGAACGCGGCGGCTGGACCGCCGTCACCCCCCTCGTGCTGGGCAGCATGCTGCTCGCCGCCCTGACCGGCACCCTCGGCTGGCGCGCCCCCCGCACGAACAGCAACCCCCCGACCACGTAG
- a CDS encoding response regulator yields the protein MTAHLPRRPSILIVDDSPGVLQNMEFLLSPHLSVQVADSGAAALAALTPDTSLVLTDVRMPGMNGVELARTLRRTHPHLPVVFMTGIVEDDLRAEARALGVLDVLRKPLRPGVLFPALQEWLTDAAHVTHVPDLPVPDPSAPRLPAPDPASAPRSSGAPQHSEPVASVREAPTREAPTREAPAREVPAREVQAESDPAAVAARRAQQAQQALMFTAGLSVLPGVTAACAYDSGGVPLTPAALDPEVGAYIRFLATAAHSVAHHLNAAAPVKAVQLEFQDRVLVVCPIPAGYVAIVVRDTPGASSVKSWMRARLGHSLN from the coding sequence ATGACGGCCCACCTGCCCCGGCGCCCCTCGATTCTGATCGTGGACGACAGCCCCGGGGTGCTGCAGAACATGGAGTTCCTGCTCTCGCCGCACCTGTCCGTGCAGGTGGCCGACAGCGGCGCCGCCGCGCTGGCCGCCCTGACGCCCGACACCTCGCTGGTCCTGACGGACGTGCGCATGCCCGGCATGAACGGCGTGGAACTGGCCCGCACGCTGCGCCGCACGCACCCGCACCTGCCCGTGGTGTTCATGACCGGCATCGTCGAGGACGACCTGCGCGCCGAGGCCCGCGCCCTGGGCGTGCTGGACGTGCTGCGCAAACCCCTGCGGCCCGGCGTGCTGTTCCCCGCGCTTCAGGAGTGGCTGACCGACGCCGCCCACGTGACCCACGTGCCGGACCTGCCCGTTCCGGATCCGTCCGCGCCGCGCCTGCCGGCCCCCGACCCGGCCAGCGCGCCGCGCAGCTCCGGAGCCCCGCAGCATTCCGAACCCGTCGCGTCTGTCCGGGAAGCGCCTACCAGGGAAGCGCCTACCAGGGAAGCGCCCGCCAGGGAAGTGCCGGCCAGGGAAGTGCAGGCGGAGTCCGACCCGGCCGCCGTGGCGGCGCGGCGCGCGCAGCAGGCGCAGCAGGCCCTGATGTTCACGGCCGGCCTGAGCGTGCTGCCCGGCGTGACGGCCGCCTGCGCGTACGACAGCGGCGGCGTGCCCCTGACCCCCGCCGCCCTGGACCCGGAAGTCGGCGCGTACATCCGCTTCCTGGCGACTGCCGCGCACAGCGTGGCGCACCACCTGAACGCCGCCGCGCCCGTCAAGGCCGTCCAACTGGAATTCCAGGACCGCGTGCTGGTCGTGTGCCCCATTCCCGCCGGGTACGTGGCCATCGTGGTGCGGGATACGCCCGGAGCCAGCAGCGTGAAATCCTGGATGCGCGCCCGCCTGGGCCACAGCCTGAACTGA
- a CDS encoding HD domain-containing protein — MTRDPAPSAATASGRPDAHLDALLALDPRLSAVWTWVQGQMRPDAAHDSAHLARVARWTLRCAPDGPPALAVAAALTHDVVNLPKNHPQRAQASELSAQAVRATLPTLGFTPADAHEVALAVRDHSYSRGARPETPLGAALQDADRLDALGALGVLRVAGVGGQLGRAMLHPADPWAQDREADDLAFTVDHFFTKLLRLDGTFHTPAGQAEASRRTRTMRAFLTELASELDVDPPGE, encoded by the coding sequence ATGACGCGCGACCCCGCTCCCTCCGCCGCCACCGCCAGCGGCCGACCAGACGCGCACCTGGACGCCCTGCTGGCTCTCGATCCACGCCTGAGCGCCGTGTGGACCTGGGTGCAGGGGCAGATGCGCCCGGACGCCGCGCACGACAGCGCGCATCTGGCGCGCGTGGCCCGCTGGACGCTGCGCTGCGCGCCGGACGGGCCGCCCGCCCTGGCCGTCGCGGCGGCCCTCACGCACGACGTGGTGAACCTCCCCAAGAACCACCCGCAGCGGGCGCAGGCCAGCGAACTGAGTGCGCAGGCGGTGCGGGCGACCCTGCCGACCCTGGGCTTCACGCCCGCCGACGCGCACGAGGTCGCACTCGCCGTGCGCGACCACAGCTACTCGCGCGGCGCCCGGCCGGAAACGCCGCTGGGCGCGGCCCTGCAGGACGCCGACCGGCTGGACGCCCTGGGGGCGCTGGGCGTGCTGCGCGTGGCCGGCGTGGGCGGGCAGCTGGGCCGCGCGATGCTGCACCCCGCCGACCCCTGGGCACAGGACCGGGAGGCGGACGACCTGGCATTCACGGTCGATCATTTCTTCACCAAACTGCTGCGGCTGGACGGCACCTTCCACACGCCCGCCGGTCAGGCCGAAGCGAGCCGCCGCACCCGCACCATGCGCGCTTTCCTGACCGAACTGGCCAGCGAACTGGACGTCGACCCGCCTGGCGAGTGA
- a CDS encoding histidine phosphatase family protein encodes MTTPAPATPTPDALHLTLVRHGATDWNGAGRWQGWTDTPLGTLGETQAARLHARLRGRTFDQTHSSDLSRAARTAELTRPGQPLTLDARLRELNFGQFEGVTTDDAQRDPAYHDWQRDPWTLPAPGGGESLAQVGERLRDWADELLPGRVIAFTHGAAIRALLCDLFDWPARSVPGYVLPFNYQLAHTSLTTLTRTQGRWTLLTYNDHAHLEES; translated from the coding sequence GTGACCACCCCTGCACCGGCCACCCCTACCCCGGACGCACTGCACCTGACCCTGGTCCGCCACGGCGCGACCGACTGGAACGGCGCGGGCCGCTGGCAGGGCTGGACCGACACCCCCCTGGGCACCCTGGGCGAAACGCAGGCCGCGCGGCTGCACGCCCGCCTGCGGGGGCGCACCTTCGACCAGACGCACAGCAGCGACCTGAGCCGCGCCGCCCGCACCGCCGAACTGACCCGGCCCGGCCAGCCCCTGACCCTCGACGCCCGCCTGCGCGAACTGAACTTCGGGCAGTTCGAGGGCGTCACCACCGACGACGCGCAGCGCGACCCCGCCTACCACGACTGGCAACGCGACCCCTGGACCCTGCCCGCCCCCGGCGGCGGCGAGAGCCTCGCGCAGGTCGGCGAGCGGCTGCGCGACTGGGCCGACGAACTCTTGCCGGGCCGCGTGATCGCCTTCACGCACGGCGCCGCCATCCGCGCCCTGCTGTGCGACCTGTTCGACTGGCCCGCTCGGTCCGTCCCCGGCTACGTGCTGCCCTTCAACTACCAGCTGGCCCACACCAGCCTCACCACCCTGACCCGCACGCAGGGCCGCTGGACCCTGCTGACCTACAACGACCACGCCCACCTCGAGGAGAGCTGA
- a CDS encoding acyl-CoA thioesterase — MLELVFPKDTNYHGTAFGGWVLSLMDKAASIAAVRHAGGNVVTARMDGVDFHVPIRVGDAVALDAQVVKVGRTSMTIRVDVYREDMPTGEQELATTGYFVFVALDEHSRPRPVPALADGQDTSSAHPDPEARP; from the coding sequence ATGCTGGAACTGGTGTTCCCCAAGGACACCAACTACCACGGCACCGCCTTCGGCGGCTGGGTGCTGTCCCTGATGGACAAGGCCGCCAGCATCGCCGCCGTCCGGCACGCCGGGGGGAACGTCGTGACCGCCCGCATGGACGGCGTGGACTTTCACGTGCCCATCCGCGTGGGCGACGCCGTGGCCCTCGACGCGCAGGTCGTGAAGGTCGGGCGCACCAGCATGACCATCCGCGTGGACGTGTACCGCGAGGACATGCCCACTGGCGAGCAGGAACTCGCGACCACCGGGTACTTCGTGTTCGTGGCGCTCGACGAGCACAGCCGCCCCCGCCCCGTCCCCGCCCTGGCCGACGGGCAGGACACCAGCAGCGCCCACCCGGACCCCGAGGCCCGCCCGTGA
- a CDS encoding ABC transporter substrate-binding protein: MKKRLLFPTLFAAMAGSALADQVVNIGFSGPLSGGAAFYGKDVQSGIDMAIGELNKAGVTVKGEKVTFKLVALDDRYLPNETATNVKRLTSQGIDIIFVPHSGGILTVQPLTTRDPEFLLVAYSSEPKILEANNPMTFMLPPRYDNYLQPFVSTQMKAFGKKLALVGTTSAYGKQWTEAISGEWKKQGGTVGGNNGVDYNTTVDYSSAVTKALAEKPDVMFIGGPSQPTALVVKAAREQGFKGGFIVMDQAKFEQMDTIVPRAYLDGSVGVLPTKEFAGTQVFVAQYQRLYKKIPTSEAALNYMGMNVLAKAMELAGTTTDATAIRAKLNDASKAIPQNKSVYKLYGVTANGHVDAEFIVASVKNGKYTRLRLTKTFK; the protein is encoded by the coding sequence ATGAAGAAACGTCTCCTCTTCCCCACCCTGTTCGCCGCGATGGCCGGGTCCGCCCTGGCCGATCAGGTCGTAAACATCGGCTTCTCCGGCCCCCTGTCGGGTGGCGCGGCCTTCTACGGCAAGGATGTCCAGAGCGGCATCGACATGGCCATCGGTGAGCTGAACAAGGCCGGCGTGACCGTCAAGGGCGAGAAGGTCACCTTCAAGCTCGTGGCCCTCGACGACCGCTACCTGCCCAACGAGACGGCCACCAACGTCAAGCGCCTGACCAGTCAGGGCATCGACATCATCTTCGTGCCGCACTCCGGCGGGATCCTGACCGTGCAGCCCCTGACCACCCGCGACCCGGAATTCCTGCTGGTGGCGTACTCCAGCGAACCGAAGATCCTCGAGGCGAACAACCCGATGACCTTCATGCTGCCCCCCCGCTACGACAACTACCTGCAGCCCTTCGTGAGCACGCAGATGAAAGCCTTCGGTAAGAAACTGGCCCTGGTCGGCACCACCAGCGCGTACGGCAAGCAGTGGACCGAGGCGATCAGCGGCGAGTGGAAGAAACAGGGCGGCACGGTCGGCGGGAACAACGGCGTGGATTACAACACCACCGTGGATTACAGCAGCGCCGTCACCAAGGCCCTGGCCGAAAAACCCGACGTGATGTTCATCGGCGGGCCCAGCCAGCCGACCGCGCTGGTCGTGAAGGCCGCGCGCGAGCAGGGCTTCAAGGGCGGGTTCATCGTGATGGACCAGGCGAAGTTCGAGCAGATGGACACCATCGTGCCGCGCGCGTACCTGGACGGCAGCGTGGGCGTGCTGCCCACCAAGGAATTCGCGGGCACGCAGGTGTTCGTCGCGCAGTACCAGCGCCTGTACAAGAAGATCCCCACCAGTGAAGCCGCGCTGAACTACATGGGTATGAACGTGCTGGCCAAGGCCATGGAACTGGCCGGCACGACCACCGACGCCACCGCCATCCGCGCCAAGCTGAACGACGCCTCCAAGGCGATCCCTCAGAACAAGAGCGTGTACAAACTGTACGGCGTGACCGCCAACGGCCACGTGGACGCCGAGTTCATCGTGGCGAGCGTCAAGAACGGCAAGTACACACGCCTGCGCCTGACCAAGACCTTCAAGTAA
- a CDS encoding branched-chain amino acid ABC transporter permease, giving the protein MTTVLQQLFNALALGGVYALVALGLTLVYGVMRVPNFAHGGLYMLGAYLTYASLDRLGVGYVPALIIAALGVALLAALLERLIFYPLRNAPHVHPMIAAIGVLFFLEALISHPSVFGPDFKQIAEPVPGILNLGGVTLTWQRLLIIAASLVVMWGLNFFLKRTLTGATIEAMSQNREGARLVGINTNRVGMLTFAISGALAAVAAALVAPINAVTPSMGEVMNLKVFAIIILGGMGSVPGAIVGAFLLAFTEVFGGFYINLDFADVIGFAMLVIVLAIRPQGLFRRGT; this is encoded by the coding sequence TTGACCACCGTGCTGCAACAACTTTTCAATGCCCTGGCGCTGGGCGGCGTGTACGCCCTGGTCGCGTTGGGGCTCACGCTGGTGTACGGCGTGATGCGCGTTCCGAACTTCGCGCACGGCGGCCTGTACATGCTCGGCGCGTACCTGACCTACGCCTCGCTGGACCGCCTGGGCGTGGGCTACGTCCCGGCCCTGATCATCGCGGCGCTGGGCGTGGCGCTGCTGGCCGCGCTGCTGGAGCGCCTGATCTTCTACCCGCTGCGTAACGCGCCGCACGTGCATCCCATGATCGCGGCCATCGGGGTGCTGTTCTTCCTGGAGGCGCTGATCTCGCATCCCAGCGTGTTCGGGCCGGACTTCAAACAGATTGCCGAGCCGGTGCCGGGCATCCTGAACCTGGGCGGCGTGACCCTGACGTGGCAGCGGCTGCTGATCATCGCGGCCAGCCTGGTGGTCATGTGGGGCCTGAACTTCTTCCTGAAACGCACCCTGACCGGCGCGACCATCGAGGCCATGAGTCAGAACCGCGAGGGCGCGCGGCTGGTGGGCATCAACACCAACCGGGTGGGCATGCTGACCTTCGCGATCAGCGGGGCGCTGGCGGCGGTGGCGGCGGCGCTGGTCGCGCCGATCAACGCGGTCACGCCCAGCATGGGTGAGGTCATGAACCTCAAGGTGTTCGCGATCATCATTCTGGGCGGCATGGGCAGCGTGCCCGGCGCGATCGTGGGCGCGTTCCTGCTGGCGTTCACCGAGGTGTTCGGCGGCTTCTACATCAACCTGGACTTCGCGGACGTGATCGGCTTCGCCATGCTGGTGATCGTGCTGGCCATCCGCCCGCAGGGTCTGTTCCGGAGGGGCACGTGA
- a CDS encoding branched-chain amino acid ABC transporter permease, whose protein sequence is MNANGARRGGGLSLGRVIWPALFILAALVPLLRPSGYALDIGVNIMIWAMLAYGLNVMLGFTGLLPLAHAGFFGIGAYTVGILTLKAGWSFWLAWPAAVALCALVGLLLGLVAFRTKGDAFSIFTLGVGVIIMLVINKWDALTGGNDGLNGVMPPAGLEAFSKALGLKLSSGFYLLALVSLAVTVLVVARARYSTFGLSLIAIRGGEDLARSAGINVFTHKLRAMMLSTAIAGFAGGLYAVFVGFLGSAVTGPTTTFTVLLYLLVGGLGTLAGPLLGTAIIYGLTQTLKGLEDYQYIVFGPLLVLLVMFAPHGLAGLWARLSARRAAPPAQTPDQTPDQTKEVNRA, encoded by the coding sequence GTGAACGCGAACGGAGCGAGGAGAGGGGGGGGCCTGAGTCTGGGCCGGGTCATCTGGCCGGCACTGTTCATCCTGGCGGCGCTGGTGCCGCTGCTGCGCCCCAGCGGGTACGCGCTGGATATCGGCGTGAACATCATGATCTGGGCCATGCTGGCGTACGGTCTGAACGTGATGCTGGGCTTCACGGGGCTGCTGCCGCTGGCGCACGCCGGGTTCTTCGGGATCGGGGCGTACACGGTCGGCATCCTGACCCTGAAGGCCGGGTGGAGTTTCTGGCTGGCGTGGCCGGCCGCCGTGGCGCTGTGCGCCCTGGTGGGGCTGTTGCTGGGCCTCGTGGCGTTCCGCACGAAAGGGGACGCCTTCTCGATCTTCACGCTGGGTGTGGGCGTGATCATCATGCTGGTCATCAACAAGTGGGACGCCCTGACCGGCGGGAACGACGGCCTGAACGGCGTGATGCCTCCGGCCGGGCTGGAGGCGTTCTCGAAGGCGCTGGGCCTGAAGCTCTCCAGCGGGTTCTACCTGCTGGCGCTGGTCAGTCTGGCCGTGACGGTGCTGGTGGTCGCGCGCGCCCGCTACAGCACCTTCGGCCTGTCGCTGATCGCCATCCGGGGCGGCGAGGACCTTGCCCGCAGCGCCGGGATCAACGTGTTCACGCACAAGCTGCGCGCCATGATGCTCTCCACCGCCATCGCGGGCTTCGCGGGCGGCCTGTACGCTGTGTTCGTGGGCTTCCTGGGGTCCGCCGTGACCGGCCCGACCACGACCTTCACGGTGCTGCTGTACCTGCTGGTGGGCGGCCTGGGCACCCTGGCGGGACCGCTGCTCGGCACGGCCATCATCTACGGCCTGACCCAGACCCTCAAGGGACTGGAGGACTACCAGTACATCGTGTTCGGGCCGCTGCTGGTGCTGCTGGTCATGTTCGCCCCGCACGGACTGGCGGGCCTGTGGGCGCGCCTGAGTGCCCGCCGCGCCGCGCCACCCGCGCAGACCCCCGACCAGACCCCCGATCAGACCAAGGAGGTCAACCGTGCTTGA
- a CDS encoding ABC transporter ATP-binding protein — translation MLDVQDLGIRFGGLHAVKDVTASIPAGQITAIIGPNGAGKSTFFNLISGFYQPTTGSIRFAGEDITRLKTHEVVSRGIARTFQTTTIYRELSVLENAMIGHRVRTRAGLLDALLRTGRERRDEQGSRDGAMQALTRVGLARQAHLPAGALTQEGQKRVGIAMALASDPKLLLLDEPAAGMNPEETVNLMSLIRELVAGGLTVALVEHKMSLVMGLADQIVVLHHGQKIAGGTPAQVSRDPAVIEAYLGGHAHGGQMGQSAQPDAAPTTLDKGAAHA, via the coding sequence GTGCTTGACGTTCAGGACCTCGGCATCCGTTTCGGCGGGCTGCACGCCGTGAAAGACGTGACAGCCAGCATTCCCGCCGGGCAGATCACGGCCATCATCGGGCCGAACGGCGCGGGCAAAAGCACCTTCTTCAACCTGATCAGCGGCTTCTACCAGCCGACCACGGGCAGCATCCGCTTTGCCGGTGAGGACATCACGCGCCTGAAAACGCATGAGGTCGTCTCGCGCGGCATTGCCCGCACGTTCCAGACGACCACCATCTACCGGGAACTGTCGGTGCTGGAAAACGCCATGATCGGCCACCGGGTCCGCACGCGTGCCGGCCTGCTGGACGCACTGCTGCGCACCGGACGGGAACGCCGCGACGAGCAGGGCAGCCGCGACGGGGCCATGCAGGCCCTGACCCGCGTGGGACTGGCCCGGCAGGCGCACCTGCCCGCCGGCGCGCTGACGCAGGAAGGGCAGAAGCGCGTGGGGATCGCCATGGCGCTCGCCAGCGACCCGAAACTGCTGCTGCTGGACGAACCGGCCGCCGGCATGAACCCCGAGGAGACCGTGAACCTGATGAGCCTGATCCGTGAACTGGTCGCGGGCGGCCTGACGGTCGCACTGGTGGAGCACAAGATGAGCCTCGTGATGGGACTGGCGGACCAGATCGTGGTGCTGCACCACGGGCAGAAGATCGCCGGGGGCACGCCCGCGCAGGTCAGCCGCGACCCGGCCGTGATCGAGGCGTACCTGGGCGGGCACGCGCACGGAGGTCAGATGGGCCAGAGCGCCCAGCCGGACGCCGCGCCCACCACGCTGGACAAGGGAGCCGCGCATGCTTGA